The sequence TCCTGGAGAATCACACAAAAGCACTGATTTCATGAACCATGGCGAATAGTTAAGGACAGATCTTCCTGGATTTTTTTGGACCGTGCAGAATTTTAAGTGTCCATCTGAAGCCAATTTAAAGTAAAGCAAGCCTTTGGGTATTGTAAAATGAATTGGCGGTATTCGTCATCCTCGAGAATAAATATTGTTGGACTGATTCTCGATCACGGAATAAGTTAACTCCACATCTACAGGTGCCTCGGGGTACCTGTAATACATTTTAGACGGTGCTGAGGCTGTATACAAAGCAAATCCATCGTGCTGCAAGATACCATAGAAACGACCTTTCCTTGTATCCTTTGGAGAAATGTTTGCAGTAATTTTCTGTCCCACCTTGAACTTCTGCCCTGGCAGACCGGTATCAGTTGTATAATCAAAAGATTGCCAAATGATTCCACCGGAGGTGTTATAGAGAACAAGGTTCCCAGATTCGTGTATTGCCATCCTTTGAAAAGCTTGTGGGGATGAATTTGTAGACCAGACGAGAGTGCCATCTGAGTTCCTTAATACAAGTTCTCCTGTGGAGGTGAGTGTTAGGGCTGCGTTTTCTTGCACCATCTGGTCTCTGTTTGCACACCACACCATTTGCATATCACGCAGCATACCATCAGTGGTGTAGACAACAAAGAAAGTTGCAAATAGGTAGCTTGTGTCACAAGGGCTGCCATAgcagaagaatccacatccaaacTGGAGATTCACATCATTATATGAAATATTGCTGCTCAGAAGGATCGGTCTGACGAGTGCGTCTTTATAAATTGACGGTGTCAGGAAATGTAGAGACTGGATATTGTTCCTCCATGTTCTGCCTTCATACGCAGCTGTGGAAGTAATAGCAAGGCTTTCTGCAAATAGTGAGCACGATATAAGGAAGAGTGGCAGAAGTGGCGAAAGCAAAGGAGGAGAGGACAAAAAAAAGTCCGTTATCATTTTTATAAACAACAGTTATGTCCGAGAGAGAGCACAGAATAATAACATGCTCGAATGAAAGACGATTTAAATTTAGAGAGTTCTAAGGGCAATGAATAGGGAGGCGAGGAGTTAGGTTAAATCATAATGCCGAGTTGAAGAAAATCAATGATATTGAAGACAAAGTCTCTTGTATTAATTTAGACTAAGAAACCAGAATAAGACCAGAAAAGGATGGCCTTAAAAAGTCTTCGACGACGACTAGGAAAAGTACGTTGTCCCCAAACATATTAACGCCGTGTCATTGTCCAAGCAAACACATGGTCAGCGACGCATACGTGACAGGAAAAAAATAAacagttttgttttttttgtatatGCGGAGAGTCTCGAGTCTTCTAGCTAAACAAATGTTTTATTTACAATGTAAAAAACAATAATATATAGACTGGATATTGTTCCTCCATGTTCTGCCTCAATAGTACGTAGCTGTTGGAGTAATAGCAAGGCTTTCTGCAAATAGTGAGCACGAAAAACAAAGGAGGACAGGACGAAAAACAGTCCGTTGTCATCATTTTTCTAAACAGCAGTTCTGTCCGAAAGACAGAGTACAGAATAATAACATTCTCGAATGAAAGACGATTGAATTTAGAGAGCTTGGGAATAAGTAGGGAATGTACGAGTTAGCTTAAACTATAACGCCAAGTTCAAGAATATCAATGATATTGAAGTCAAAGTCTCTTGCATAAATAAGATCAGAAAAGTATGGTTTTACCAAGCTCGATGATTTGAATTTAGAGAGCTTGAAATTAATAGGGAGTTAAGCTAAACTATAGCGTTAAGTTGAAGACAATCAATGATATTAAGGTGAAAGTCTTTTGGATAAATAAGATTGGAAAAGTATGACTTTGCAAAGTATTAGATTATTTGAATTTAGAGAGCTTAGTAATTAATAGGGAAAAGAGTAGTTCATTAAATCATAACATCAAGCAGTTGATATTGAAGTCAAAGTTTTTTTTGATAAAGTCTTCGACAATCATTTGGAAAAGTACATGGTCCCCAATCAAATAAAATTGCATCAATTTCACAATGCTGAAGTCAAGTGCatatcagatttttttttttttattccttGTAGAATTAATTTCATGTAAGGGCCCAAGCAAACACATGTCCAACGATCCATATGTGACAAGAAAAGAATAAACAATTTTGTTTTTTTCATATGAGCAACTGATAGTGTGAAGTCTTGTAGCTAAACAAAAGTTTTTTttacaacataaaataaattagtatataattaaatagtatttcaaatcaattcaaaaaatttaattaaatgtctaAATATATAATTGAtcatatttattaaaattttaatattaataaatttaatcaaatatctATTTAGATGTCTAAATAGGCCACCCAAAGGTTGTGAAAATTCCAATCAACATAATTTGGTAGATGAATTTGGTATAGAAACAAAGGAAACATGGATAAATGTGGAAGTAGACATTCAAGACCTTAAGCAACTAGTAGaatttgaggtacttgaaatgaGGGAGCCATTGAATACTTTTAGGCATTGCTAGGCCCTAAATGGTTTGGCAATTCGAATAAAGGAAGAAATATCTTATATAGATAACAATAGAATACTATGCATTCCATTAGGAGAAAGAGAGCATAAGACATTCCTTGAACTAGCAAAAGACAATAATCCATGACTAATCTACTCAGTTTTTAAAAGCTCCAAcacaaaaaatccaaaacaatataCCTACAAGGTGTAAGAATTCAAAAGGCTTTTCATGGTACAAATTCATCAAGcaagtaaacaaaaaaaataatcacCTTGCAAGAACATAATATACAAAATAGATCAATCGCATTCAAAGGGGGTACAATGTACATTAGACTACCAATATTTTTAGGGGTGGGAGACAAATGAATATATATTCGTAGTCGCGGGGTTTTGTCTTGCAACATGTAGCTGATAGGCGTGTGGTTTTGATTTACATGAAGATGTAGTGAAAGTTGGGTAACAGGCAGAAAGGTAATAATAAATGACTATAACTTCATAGTaggaataatatttattttttgttggtaAAGATAATTTAGAAAAgtctttttatttaaaattattttaaaactaaatttcaaaattttgagtgAATGGTTGAAATTAATAGGTACATGTTTTTTTTCCCATTCTCAATTGTTGATTACAGGTACAAACATTGAAGCAATTGTTCACAACAAAGTAAGAAACATAGTTATATTCAAATAACATATCAGACCTTGACTACATGACTTTTGTGTAGAGTACAACCTATTTAAATCTTTATGTTTCCAATAATATGAATTCAGTACATGTCAATTTTTAATCATTTTCAGCTTAGACTCTGTTGAAGACTTTAAACTTACATATGGTAGGAGATAGAAACTTTGAAACATTATGGTAATGTAGTACATTTTTTTTTATTCACTTTAAGATGTTGATTGTCAATTTACAAATACTACTTTCAGTTTCCATCATTATGAATTTAGTACATGGATTTTCCTTAATTCATTTTCAATTGTTCATTTCCAATTTAGACTTTGTTGAAGACTTTAAACTTACATATGGTAGTAGATAGAAACATTGATCTTTTAATTTTCGGTTCACAGATACAAATGTCAAAGAAATTATTCACACCAACACTCAAATATAGATACAAACATTGAAAGAGTTGTTCACAACATAAAAAATACTGTACACATCATAGCAACAACAGACTAAATGACTTTTTCGTAGAGTATAGTCAATTTAAGATGTATAATTCCCATGATTATGAATTAGTACATGCTTTCTTTCTACTCATTTTCAACTGTTCATTGATAGGGGTTGATGAATATATGTGAAAAGTTGATAGACACATACACTTTCTCAAGCATTCTCAAGTCATcatgatgcaggagaatccccggttcatagcaatcttgcatcaaccaaaaatattttcctttctatttttctttccatTTGCAGTtccagttttcctttttgtgtgtcccaattttggctcaccgggtcctgtggagttggattctacttgaagacttgatcatctttcttgcttccagactaCATCGCATTTGGATTATTTTCTGGCATGATATTGCTActagtttccttgatagtttcttattACCGATTGCCTGCAGCTAATTTCGTGATCTACTGGATCCCCTTCTGACGCTTGTAGATCCTTgggtgttgattctgatgttccttggcatgtggccgatctTTTCCACAATCTGTGTGTCATCATTTGGaatttctggaggaatttcttggcggaggccaaccttgttgttttgTACATTAGGCcttgttcttcaggttttcatcCCTTTTGGACCGACTGGATCTTTTGGATCGATATATAACTATATTttcacattagaatgtaatcaatgagagagtcaagtagctagactatgtgtagaagatagatctcatgattcaaggtcctgcttgtgacctattttgtatgttctactaggccagtgagctagtatgttgtaacctagttgttacaagttagatgtaatcaaatttcatgcactaaaacaatctgttctgtattgcctccatcatgtttTGTGTTTTCGTTGtctttactcttgttgaccgatccagattgatctctttgaggtccttcctcatcggtgattgcttcaagtagtatcagagtgaagtttcattctggaggttgcgtgtcttgaaatttttttgtaGGGTGACAAATTACAGATCCGAATTGcagttgcagaggactagcatgaatgatGGCGGAAAGAGgagataggaatggtggagtgcatgggaatgcagaccctattgtgatggagatgttgtgaggtatagaATCCTGATTAGAAGCCATGgaaacaacctagagaagaggctgatatattgaagatgtgagtgaaaataaaggagaagaagccccagtagaacaagcaaacctaccgaCAGTTGattcggatgaggaaaggtttttgagggttttgagtaggctgaatactaaacctcattttaccccactgaaatatgatggaaagttagattcaaatgaattgatgcattggatcttggagatggagaactattttaattttgaaagcattgtagaagagaggaaggtgaaatatgtctttACCTGGTTGAAAGGttgtgcatctctttggtgggaacatttgcaagttgatagaaaaagaagaggtaaagaaaagattaagacatgggatcagatgactGCTAAGTTGAAATAGAAGTTTGTatcgatgaattatcaagtggatttgttcctaaagttgcaaaatttgagatagaaggaatctagtgtgaaggagtacaccaaatcattttacaagttgaatattagatctagacatgttgatgatgaagttgaacaagttgcaggATATTTGAATGTAttacagatgtctatacaagatgaactcaatatggTCAAATTAGAgggtgttgaagaggcttaccagtaagCCCTAAAGACAGAAgaaaagttaaacaaaagacatgagcaaagacagagaggtagaggtggaatgtttaccggaggaagatttccaGGAGAAAGAGGATATATCAGAGGAAGAAGAACCAGTACAGATTAGAGAAAGGAAACAGAGCTAAGAAAAATaggtaattcatatcggaaggatgatagaaatttctactggaggagagaatcaaatggttaccagaatgagaattttggaagacaagacaagaggacattcaaaggaaccttctttaagtgtggaggagaaggatatcatgcattcaagtgtaagaagacaaaaactactaaaatagtagcagtggtggaagaaaaccccaccagatcaaacaataaactgaaagatggagaactattggtgatgaggagagctttgtgttataccagaggagatgaagagcttTTGcaaaggaagaatctgttcaagtccagatgtaaggtatccggtaagtgtt is a genomic window of Cryptomeria japonica chromosome 7, Sugi_1.0, whole genome shotgun sequence containing:
- the LOC131036840 gene encoding epidermis-specific secreted glycoprotein EP1-like — its product is MITDFFLSSPPLLSPLLPLFLISCSLFAESLAITSTAAYEGRTWRNNIQSLHFLTPSIYKDALVRPILLSSNISYNDVNLQFGCGFFCYGSPCDTSYLFATFFVVYTTDGMLRDMQMVWCANRDQMVQENAALTLTSTGELVLRNSDGTLVWSTNSSPQAFQRMAIHESGNLVLYNTSGGIIWQSFDYTTDTGLPGQKFKVGQKITANISPKDTRKGRFYGILQHDGFALYTASAPSKMYYRYPEAPVDVELTYSVIENQSNNIYSRG